One segment of Alnus glutinosa chromosome 2, dhAlnGlut1.1, whole genome shotgun sequence DNA contains the following:
- the LOC133859743 gene encoding wax ester synthase/diacylglycerol acyltransferase 11-like, which translates to MEFKEGLEPVSPYGHYFNSSKLSVSVIGVFESEVPINLPHVMSWLEDVFLPNFHPRFSSLMFTDEKGEKQWKRVEVKLEDHVNVPIIPTGLTPTSYDEYLDDFISNIAMGRFPPNKPLWEFHIFNHPTSNAAGTIIIKVHHVLGDGYSLMSALLSCVKRADNPSLPLTLPSRRGTEPAERGNKSAWARVPQLFSLLFNTASDFGWSVLKSTLVEDDRTPIRYGNEGAGYLPITLSSMTFSLDLMKHIKTKLGVTVNDIIVGLIFFGTRLCMQEISHKSSNADSTALVLLNTRKARSYKSIKEMVGDSGASWGNKIAFLHVPIPKFKDPKFSNPLEYVLEAQKIIKRRRTSLGVYLTDRLLDTLKKLRGPEAAGKYVHGILWNSSMTISNMIGPAEQVTMANHPLNGFYFMTPGLAQNLTITIVSYRGNLRVTAGIERGGLDPQKFKSCVENAFEMMLKAADEVPKPKM; encoded by the exons ATGGAGTTCAAGGAAGGGTTAGAGCCAGTGAGTCCTTATGGACACTACTTCAACAGCTCTAAACTATCTGTATCTGTTATTGGTGTTTTTGAATCGGAGGTTCCAATCAACCTCCCCCACGTCATGTCATGGCTCGAGGATGTGTTCCTCCCCAATTTCCATCCACGCTTCTCCTCGCTCATG TTCACGGACGAAAAAGGTGAGAAACAATGGAAAAGGGTTGAAGTGAAGCTTGAAGACCACGTTAACGTCCCTATTATCCCTACCGGTTTGACACCCACGTCGTACGATGAATATCTTGACGATTTCATATCAAATATAGCAATGGGCAGGTTCCCACCGAACAAACCGCTGTGGGAATTTCATATATTTAACCATCCAACAAGCAATGCAGCTGGCACTATCATAATCAAGGTTCACCATGTGCTTGGCGATGGCTACTCACTCATGAGTGCGCTTCTTTCTTGTGTGAAAAGGGCTGATAATCCTTCACTTCCTCTGACATTGCCTTCACGCCGAGGCACAGAACCTGCAGAAAGAGGCAATAAAAGTGCCTGGGCAAGAGTGCCTCAATTATTTTCCTTGCTATTTAACACTGCATCCGATTTTGGATGGAGCGTTCTGAAGAGCACTTTGGTTGAAGATGATCGGACACCGATAAGGTATGGGAATGAAGGCGCCGGGTATCTGCCGATCACGTTATCAAGCATGACATTCTCCCTTGATCTAATGAAACACATAAAGACAAAGCTTGGAGTG ACAGTAAATGATATAATTGTTGGGCTAATCTTCTTTGGCACCCGGTTATGCATGCAAGAGATTAGCCATAAATCAAGCAATGCAGATTCAACAGCATTGGTGTTGCTCAACACTAGGAAAGCTAGGAGCTATAAGTCAATCAAGGAGATGGTCGGAGACTCAGGGGCATCATGGGGGAACAAAATCGCATTCTTGCATGTACCAATACCAAAGTTTAAGGATCCTAAATTCTCAAACCCACTTGAGTATGTGTTGGAAGCACAAAAGATAATCAAGAGGAGGAGAACCTCATTGGGTGTTTATCTCACTGATAGGCTTTTGGACACTCTGAAGAAACTTAGAGGTCCTGAG GCAGCAGGTAAATATGTCCATGGGATACTGTGGAACTCCAGTATGACGATCTCAAACATGATTGGACCAGCGGAACAAGTGACTATGGCTAATCATCCACTTAATGGCTTTTATTTTATGACACCTGGTTTAGCTCAA AATCTTACTATAACAATAGTAAGTTACAGGGGAAATCTGAGGGTTACCGCCGGAATAGAAAGAGGAGGCTTAGATCCCCAAAAGTTCAAATCATGCGTGGAAAACGCCTTTGAGATGATGCTCAAAGCCGCAGATGAAGTTCCTAAACCGAAAATGTAA
- the LOC133860261 gene encoding uncharacterized protein LOC133860261, translating to MDELIVSMEGSMNLSEGEQTGILISQEDIAELSLKSDGCLIGRLMFDRRIRKEAFCTLMARLWKMEGEVIFKELYDNTWLLEFSTITDKKRVQEGSPWLFDRSVLVLKELEENISPLQMDFSISPFWIQIHDLPFGCMTREVGLKIGASIGRVEDVRVPGDGESWSRGLRVRVQVDITKPLERGRVLKLNGKQAWVAFRYEKLPHFCFHCGRILHNKMPCSGSQGVRGWRGGGKSEVKLSQLEREAPGGGKVVEGRNSDIREDELSPEKQGSVRTESTSILGSVDVNRIFRSNFNEEVGKDKSKDGGQFPETVGLQGDISQGEKGEEPGMVQEERSRQDVSEIKFQEGKVQSHGSTPKENSTGLLTSPSEEFSIGLLTSPSEEMENVLETNKDSEAPRKWTRRERNLNPSQHKIQMGKRRHDEVAEEEGVSSNLHVKKGRKEAEVPTDEFKAVAGSQPRQSQ from the exons ATGGACGAGTTAATAGTAAGTATGGAAGGAAGCATGAATCTTTCAGAGGGTGAACAGACTGGTATATTAATTTCACAGGAAGATATAGCGGAGTTAAGTCTCAAAAGTGACGGTTGTCTTATTGGGCGTCTCATGTTTGACAGGAGGATCCGGAAGGAAGCCTTTTGTACCCTGATGGCCCGTCTCTGGAAGATGGAAGGTGAAGTAATCTTTAAGGAACTTTACGACAATACCTGGCTATTAGAGTTCTCTACTATTACAGACAAGAAAAGAGTTCAAGAAGGGAGTCCTTGGCTGTTTGACAGAAGTGTTCTGGTGCTGAAGGAACTGGAAGAAAATATCTCTCCTCTTCAGATGGACTTTTCGATATCTCCCTTTTGGATTCAGATTCACGATCTGCCTTTTGGATGCATGACCCGAGAAGTGGGGCTTAAAATAGGAGCTTCTATAGGAAGGGTTGAGGACGTGAGAGTTCCAGGGGATGGAGAGAGTTGGAGTCGTGGCCTGAGGGTGCGGGTTCAAGTGGATATAACCAAACCTCTGGAACGTGGTCGAGTGCTGAAACTAAATGGTAAGCAAGCTTGGGTGGCTTTCAGATATGAAAAGTTACCTCACTTTTGCTTTCATTGTGGAAGAATCCTTCATAATAAGATGCCATGTAGTGGAAGCCAGGGGGTCAG GGGGTGGAGGGGCGGAGGGAAGTCAGAGGTGAAGCTGTCTCAACTTGAAAGGGAAGCACCTGGCGGGGGAAAGGTGGTGGAGGGCCGGAACAGTGATATTAGAGAGGATGAGCTATCTCCGGAAAAGCAGGGAAGTGTCAGGACAGAAAGCACATCTATTTTAGGGAGCGTTGATGTCAACCGGATTTTCAGGAGTAATTTTAATGAGGAGGTGGGTAAGGACAAGTCAAAGGATG GTGGTCAATTTCCAGAAACAGTGGGATTACAAGGAGATATCAGTCAAGGTGAGAAAGGTGAGGAACCTGGGATGGTGCAGGAGGAAAGAAGTAGGCAGGACGTTTCAGAGATCAAATTTCAGGAAGGAAAAGTCCAGTCACATGGGTCTACCCCTAAGGAAAACAGTACAGGCCTTTTGACCAGTCCATCAGAGGAATTCAGCATAGGCCTTTTGACCAGTCCATCGGAGGAAATGGAAAATGTACTGGAGACCAACAAGGACAGTGAAGCTCCACGTAAGTGGACACGTAGGGAGAGAAATTTGAATCCTAGTCAGCATAAAATCCAGATGGGAAAGAGAAGGCATGATGAGGTGGCAGAGGAGGAAGGGGTGAGCTCTAATCTGCATGTGAAAAAGGGAAGGAAGGAGGCAGAGGTTCCGACTGATGAATTCAAGGCGGTGGCTGGTTCCCAGCCCCGCCAATCACAATGA